The uncultured Desulfatiglans sp. DNA window ATGCTTACGAAGGCCTCCCGCGGGGTTCCTCCCATCGCGGCGATGTCGCTCAAGTTGACGGCCAGAGATTTGTACCCGAGGTCGAAACCGCTGATCCGGTCACGGATGAAGTGGACCCGTTCGACCAGCAGGTCGGTGGTCAGCAGGGTGATCCGCCCCTCCGCCGTTCGGAAGGCCGCCGCATCGTCGCCGATGCCTTTGAGGACTCCGTCCGGACGGACGAGGCACCCCTGGGTCACTCTGCGGATGAATCCGAACTCGCCGATCTCTTTCAGCCCCATTGCGCCTTAGCCCTTTCGATCGCCGCCCGAAGTTGTCTGGCGGCCGCCTCGGGGTCTTCTGCGGATACGATGGCGGAAACGACCGCCAGGCCGCTCCCGCCGTGCCGGATGACCTCGGCGGCGTTTTCGAGGTTGAGACCCCCGATGCCGATCAGCGGCAGCCGGACAGCCGCCCGGATCGCCGCGAGCCCGGAGAGTCCAAGGGCGGGGGCGGTGTCCGTCTTGGTCGGGGTGGTGAAGATAGGGCTTACCCCGATGTAATCCGCGCCCTCCGCTTCCGCCCGGAGGGCGTCGTCCAGGCTTTCCGCGGAGATTCCGATAAGAGCCTTGTCCCCGAGGATCGCTCTTGCCTGCGGAAGCGGCATGTCGGTCTGACCGAGGTGGACCCCGTCGGCCTCGACGGCCAGAGCCACATCCACGCGATCGTTGATGATGAGGGGGATGCCGTTTTCATGCAGGAGGCTCCGCAGAACGAGCGCCTCCTCGATGAAGGTGCGGGTGGAGCAGGCCTTCTCCCTCAGCTGGACGCAGGTCACTCCTCCTCTGACGGCGGCCTCCACTATGGCTCGCGTCGGACGTCCGCGGGCGAGGCTGCGGTCCGTGACGAGGTACAAGGAATAATCGATCTGTTTGATCTGCATGGGGTCATCTCTCGGCTCGAAGGTCGGCGGGCCAGGTTTACGCGGTTCGTAGGGTTCGGAACCGGCCGCCGCCCGCCGAGCGGGCCTCCCGGATGGCGTGCCTCAATGAAACGAGTCTATGTCAACGGAAATCCCTTTTGACCGTCTGTCAGGGCTGCTCGAACCGGCAGCCGGCAGCCAGGGCCTCCGGGGTCAAGTTGTACAGGGCATCGAGGAAGGCGGTCATAAAACTGCCCGGCCCGTGGCAACTGGAAGCACCGATTTCACCGGCCAGTCCGAAGAAGGCGAGCGCGGTCGCCGCAGCGCTCCAAGGATCAGGGTCGACCGCCAGGAACGCCCCGATGGTGACCGTTGCAGCGCAGCCGGTCCCCGTAATGGTCGACATCAGCGGGTGCCCGTTTCCCACCTTGACGGTCCTCACGCCGTCTGTGACGAGGTCCCTCGGGCCGGTGACGGCGAAGACCGCATGCCGGTTCAGGGCCATTTCCTCGACCCTGTCTCCGAGATCTTCGACGGTGTGCAGCGAGTCCACCCCTTTCGTCTTCGAACCGGTCCGGGCCAGGGCGAGGATCTCCGAGGCGTTCCCCCTGATGACGGATGGTTTTGCCGCCTCCATGATTTCCAGGGCGGTCCGGGTTCGGAGTTCGGTCGCGCCTGCGCCCACCGGGTCCAGAATGACGGGTTTGTGCAATTCAGCGGCTTTTCTGCCGGCCTTGAGCATCGAAGCAATCCAAGGGCCGCTGAGGGTCCCGATGTTCAGAACCAGCGCTCCGGCCAAAGAGACCATTTCCTCCACTTCTTCCTCGGCGTGGGCCATGACCGGACTTGCGCCCATCGCAAGAAGGGTGTTGGCGGTGAAGTTCATCACCACGAAATTGGTGATGCTGTGGACCAGAGGTTTCTGGTCCCGGACGGATGTCAGATTGCGAACCGCCTGTTCCTTTAACGTATCGAGCATGCTCAACCCCCCGAAAGATGACCCATGAAAAAAGCCGCAACCCATCGCGCGGGAAGCGGCCTCCTGGTCCATCCAAATGAATGGAGCCTTCCTTCTTATCCCTACGCTGGCATGACCCAGATCAGGTTCAACGGGTATAATCTCAGGCCTTTAAGGCCACCCCGAAATCTGATTTTTCACAATTTATCCTTCATTTTAAAGAGGCGATACCGGGCTGTCAAGAGGGAGGTTCGATGCGGAACTGAAAAACCGATGGTGCTGAGCCAGGCTGTGGAGAAAGCTATGCGCCGACAGGGAACGTCCGGTTCGTGGGCGAGGCGTTCAGTTGGCCTTACCACCGTGGGATCGGCGCGGGTCATCGTGTTCCCGATACTCCTGAAGGGCACGCGAAACGGTTTTTCCGCAGGTTTCTTCAAAACGCTTTTCGAGGGCCTGCACTTTGTCGATCCCGCGCCTATCCGCTTCGGATCCCTCACTTTCCCCGAAGCAGGATGACGGTGTCCCCACCGAAGAGGCCGCGGTGCCGGTAGCAGCCCCCCGGCGAAGATGACAGTCGGCCAGGAGCAGGATATCCGCCTCCTTCAGGGGCCCTGTGGAGAGAGGGTCGATGTGTGCAGCGGTGGCCAGGGTTTCAGCCACACGCCCGAAGCCGATGTCCTTTAGAAACGCGGGCAGGCTTTCCGGATGCTCGGATGCTGCAGGCTTGAGATGCTGCAGGAGTGCAGCCGCCTCGAGGCGTTGGAGGTCCAGAGTGTGCCCGCATGCCGTGAGGGTATGCCCCAGGAAAGTGGCTAGACACGATGCCTCCTGAATGCGGCGGAGTTCTTCCGGCGGGGTGTTCAGACTGCGAAGCAGTGCAAGGCATTCCTCCCGGTCCGGGATGTCCTGCCGGGGCAGTGCTAAGAGAAGGGCCCGATATTTTTCGGGGGTGTCCATGTCCAGCAGCATGAGCCGATCGGGTACGTCCACCTCCACGCAGTTGCCGGCTTGGGACTGGAAAAAACCTCGCAGCCCATAAGGGCCTTGCCATTGCAGGATGGCCTCGGCCCAGCCCGCATCCAGGAGGGGGGGGTGGCCTCTTCTACCCGAGAAACGCGGAATGAAGATCCCTTTGCGCGTCGAGGCGTCAAGCGCGTTCGCCAGGAAGCGAAAGGTGCCCGGCCGCACGAGCGGCGTGTCCACCGGAAGGACGAAAAAGCCGTCGAGGCCTCGAGGGAGGCTTTGGATCCCGGTCTGGATGGAGGAGAACATCCCCTCTTCGAAGTGCGGGTTGTGGACCGCCACGGCCCCCGAGGCGGCCAGTCGCCCCGCGAGTTCATCGGCACGAAATCCTGTGATCACGTGAATGTCGCTGAGCCCTATGCTCCTGAGGTTCCGGATAAGATGCTCCGCCACCGTCGTTTCTCCGAACGGGAGGAGGGGTTTGAAGGCCCCCATCCTGGAGGAGAAGCCGGCGGCGAGCACGATCACGCCGAGGCGTTTTTGCATCGATTGGACTCCGGGTAGGAAAACTCGCTCGGGTGGTCCCGGTCCCAGGCAGGGATACAGAGGCGGCATTCCCCGCCCTGGAGCCGTTGAGGCGGAGAAAATCCCCTTCCGCTACGAGGCACCGAAACCGGACCCTTTGAGGAGTATCAATATAGTATCCGTCCGGAAATGAGGATTATCCTCATACCCTTCAGGTACGCAGTCCGACCGCTTTGCGGCGGGTCCCGGTCTGGCAGATATCGAAAAAATCAAACGTTTGCGCAACGGCGGCCTGCAGGCCGCCGTTCAGGCAAACGTGCAGATCGATGCCGGGATTGGCCAAAAAGGCCATTTCCGGATGGAACCCAGGTAGTTCTCATCCGGAAATGATTTCCCTTGAGAACCCGGTTTCCAATCCGGGAATGAGGATTTTTGGCCAATATCAAGGAAATCAAGCGTTTGCGCGGAGGCGACCTGCAGGTCGCCGCACAAGCAAACGTGCAGATTGACGCCGAGATTGGCCAAAAAGACCATTTCCGGATGGAACCCAGGTAAGAGGTCCGCTGGTGGGCATGGGTTATAAATGGTCTACCATTCCTGGTCGAGATCGACGCCCAGCCGTTCCCATTGGGCGGCACCCTCGGCTTCGCCCCGGGCGACCTCATCTTCGGTCCAGGGGTCCAGTACGAGGCTGTCGGCGACCAGTTCCCAGATGTATTTCACCTCGTACTTGTAATCCGGGTAGAACTTGGGGATGCGCTTCATGATCTGGTCGTGGCAGTTGGAGCAGCCGACGACCACCACGTGGGCGCCCGAATTCTTGATCTGGTTGTACTTCATGCGTCCATGCCAGGCGGCTTCTTCCTCGTAGGGTCCGGGCCACATGCCGCCGCCGGCGCCGCAGCAGAAGTTGTTGGCGCGGCCCGGCTCCATATCCACGAATTCGTCCACGCACTGCTGGATGATCCAGCGCGGTTCGTCATAGTAACCCTTCCCGAAGTGCCGTTCGAGTTCGCGACCGTGTTTACAGGAGTCATGCCAGGTGAAGATCTTGCCGGCGTTGACGCTCTTGTCGAGCTTGATGCGGCCGGTCTCGATGAGTTCCTTCAGATAATCGTAGAGGTAGATATAATTGATCTCGTTGTCGGGATTCTCGTGGACGCACATCTTCATGCCTTCCCGGCAGCCGTAGGACCCGCCGCCGCAGTCGGGCATGATCATGCGCTTGATCCGATGCGTCTTCACGAAGTCGATCTTCCGGCGTGCGAGTTCCTTAATGGCGTCATAGTTGCCGGTAAAGAGCCCCCAGTCGACCGACTCCCAGTTCTCAGAAGGGACCGTCCAGTTTTCTTTGGCGGCATAAAAGATCTTCCACCACCATTTCATGTCCTCGTTGTCCGCAAAGACCTCTTTGGAGTTGGGGAAGAAGAGGATGTCGGCGTCGTCCTTGTCGACGGGGACGTAGAAGCCCGGCAATTCCTCCTCGGCCAGCTCGTTGCCGAGGTCTGAGAGCAGGAAGAAATAGTCTGTCTGGGGAATGGCCATGTTGTTGCCGGTGCTCAGGGCATTCGCAACGCCCTTGTGGAGGATCCCGGGGACCTCGTCGCGGGGCCGCAGGTGCTTCATGTGCAGCATGATCCAGGGGATGTCGATGCCCATCGGGCAGGCGTAGGCGCAGCGGCCGCAGCCGGTGCAGAGCCAGGGGAACTTTGAACTCACCACCTCGTCCAGCATGCCTAAGACCAGCATGCGCAGAACCTTGCGGGTATCCCATCCCTCCATTCCGGGGGTCCCCGTGATGGGGCAGCCATTGGTGCAGGTGCCGCAGGTCATGCAGGCGTTGAGATCGAATTTGGATAAATGGTCCTGAACGTCCTTGGGTAGTCTTTTCGGGCTGAGAGCCTCTGTCATGTCATCCTCCGATTCCCGGGGCAGCCTGGCGGTCCAGCAGACAGGCGGGGTCCCCGTTCGATATACGTGTATTCTTGCCCTGTGCGAGCCGTGAAGCCGTCACCATCCCGGTCTTCCAGGTTTGGAATACCAGCCTTTTACCGTAGCCCAGAGTCTTCCTGCTGTCGGACAGGTCAAACAGGCTCTTGGGGATCCAACGGCTGCGGGAAGGCCGGAAATGACCCTGCGGGTGACTGTATCCCCGAGCGCCGGTTTTGTCAAAGAGGTTTTGCACAAAAAGTTCACGGAATTTGAACCGGGGGTTTGGCTTATTTCGGTCGAAGGGAGGCGGTTCTCCGATCGCGGCTGGACGATTCTGAGCGCTGCGGGACCGATGCCTGGTCTCCATCCGGAAAGGGACTTTTTGGACGATTCGTGCGTCTATCTGCATAGTTGCCTGGGCAGCGGCCTGCAGATCGCTGTAGCGCGTCGCAGCGCAAACGATTGATTTTCTATGCATTAATAAGATGTGATCCGGCGAGAAACGGTGAGGCTGAGCACGCGCTGCGTGTGAAGTAACCTGGAACCCGTCCCACGGGGGTGGGACCGAGCACACGCACTGCATGAAGAAAAATCCTCATCTGCGGATGGTAAAGCAGGTTCTAGCCGGGAAATCATTTCCGGATGGACTAAGTTTCCAATCCGGAAATGAGGATTTTTGGCCAATATCAAGGAAATCAAGTGTTTGCGCGGAGGCGACCTGCAGGTCGCCGCACAAGCAAACATGCAGATTGACGCCGAGATTGGCCAAAAAGACCATTTCCGGATTGGAAACTAGGTTGACAATGTATCGAGTGTTCGATATGATATCGATCACTCGATATAGCCCGTGGCTTTTTTTGAATCAGCCGGTGGCTTTTTCCTCTGTCTGATGGTTTTCCATGGTGCATTTCGTTTTTTGAAATCATTGCAAATGAGGGGACTGTGTCTGGAAATCAGGGCAGCAAAGAAAAACTCATCCAAGTGGCCGTGGAACTTTTTGCGAACAGGGGATTCGCGGGGACGTCCATCCGGGACATCGCGAGCGCGATGGGGATGAGCATCTCGAATATCTACCATTATTTCGGCAACAAGGAAGGCCTTCTCCTCGCGATACTGGAATACGCTTCCGAGGCTTTGCTGAGGAGGCTCAGAGAGGGTTCGGAAAAAGAGGAGGAACCTGTCCGAAAACTGAAGAGCCTCGTCCAGACGCACCTGAAGCTTTCAAGAGAATTTCTGAGGGAATCGAAGATATTCTTTCTGGACGAGGATCATCTTTCGCAGGAAGGGCATCGGATCAACTGCAGGATTCAGCGGGAAATCCTGGATATGTACGTCCAGGTCCTCAGTGATCTTGCAGAGGAAGGTCTGGTGCAAACCCGCAGCATCAAGATTCTGGCATTCAACATACTAGGGGTGATCAACTGGCATCTGAAGTGGTTCCGCACCGAAGGGGAACTCTCTCACGAGCAGGCCGTCGAAGAGATTTTGGATTTCATCCTTCATGGCGCATTGGGCTTGGGGCGAGGGGAGTGCTGATCAGCGAGGAACCATGCCTCGAGCATCCAGCGGGATGCGTCCTTGCTTCCGGCAGGTTCGATGGGTTGCCGGCGCGAGCGCACGGGTCTGTCTCATCCGGCCCTGCTTTGCGTTTGAGTGTGGATCTCGAGCGTGTTTCCGGATATCGCCGTGGAAGAAGTTGAGAGGGCAGACCGGTGCAGTCAGGTATGGGGCCGGGAAATGGTAAGGGCATGTTCTGAAACGCTGAGAGGCGGAACAGACCATCGACTTGAATCGAGTGGACACGGAGGGGAGTCATCATGAAGGCAGTGGTGTTGATGGAAGGTCAACGGGTGGGGATGGCGGAGGTGCCGGAGCCCAGGCTTCAGAAAAACGACGACGTTCTCGTAGAGGTGAAGGCCGCGGCCATCTGCGGATCGGACATTCATATCAAGCACGGGCAGTTGCCGGGAATTGCGCCTGGGACGGTCATGGGCCACGAATTCGTGGGGGTGGTGAGAGAAACCGGCGGGGATGTCAGCCGGTTCAAACCCGGAGACCGAGTCTCCGTTCCGGCGGCGGTATGGTGCGGCACCTGCCCTGCATGCCGGCGGGGTCAGATCCAGTACTGCCCGAACGGGGGTGTGTGGGGCGGCGGAGAGTTTTTCGGCAAGGGGCTGGCAGGCGCCCAGACATCTTATGTGCGCGTCCCTTATGCGGACATGTGTCTGACCCCGATTCCCGATCAGGTTTCGGATGAGCAGGCCGTTTTTGTGGGGGATGTCTTCAGCACGGGCTATCATGCAGCACTCGAGGGCGGGATCGCCACAGGGGATACGGTGGCGATTTTCGGCTGCGGTCCCATCGGTTTGGCGGCATTGGTCTCGGCCTGGCAGATGGGACCCCGAGAGGTCTTTGCCGTGGACATGTTCGACAACCGGCTGGAGATAGCGCGGCACTACGGCGCCACCGTCGTCGACGCCCGCGAAGAAAATGCCGTCGAGCGGCTGCGGGAAGCCACGGGCGGAGAGGGAGTGGATGCGGTCATCGAGGCGATCGGAAACCCGGCGACCTTCCAGCAGGCCCTGCGGTCCGTGCGCCGTGGTGGGACGGTGTCGGTAGTCGGTCTTTTCCCGGCCCCGGTGGAGTTCCCCTTGAACGAACTCGCTTACTACGGCGTGCGCATCAACATGGGACTCGGGAGCCTTGCTCATATGCCGCAGTTGATGGGCCTGCTCGAAGCGGGTCGGGTCGACCTCACGCCGCTTGCAACGCACTCTTTCGCTCTCGAGGATGCAGTCGAGGCCTATGATCTTTTCGAAAACCACAAGGACGCCTGTATCAAAGTCATCCTGAAGCCTTGAGCTCAAGCGTTCAGCACTGCGCTCCGTGCCCGCTCTGTTTCTCCGTGCGGAGGTCATTTTGAAAGAGAAGATTGTTCAATGATTCGATCCGCCCTTTTGGGAGGTCGCATGTGCAGCGTGCCGGCGGCAGTCATCTGCCGTCGGCATATTCGTTTACGGATCCTCCTCAGGCCGGTACTGGAATACGGCTTGGCACCACCATCACCTGGGCGTTCGGCAAGGTCTGTTTGAGGCCGGCTTCCAGGCGGTCTATCAGGTTGTACACCTCTTGCATCTGTTTTTGCCGGTCAAATTCCAGAAACAGCTCGATGAAGATATGGCTGCCGGACCGGCGGGTGCGGAAGCCATGGATTTGTTCATACGCATCGAAATTGGCGGCCAGTTCACGCAGGATCAGGAGCAGGTCCCGCTCGTCGAGGCTCCGGTCGAGCAGGTCGCCGATGGAACCGGAAAAGACGTCGCGGGTGGATTTGAGGAAGCTCAGGAGGAGGATGGAGGTGGCACCGACGTCCAGAAAGCGCGTCCAGGGAGCGCCGTGGAAGATCAAGGCGAGCCCGACAGCCAGGATAATGAGGATGTCTTCGAGGGCGCCCATCCGGGCCATACGCCACATGGCGCCGAATATGGGGGAGTGCTCGGTTCGGCTCAGGCGCAGGTTGCGAATCCAGAGCCAGACGGAGACCACACAGGAGACGCTCGTCAGGACCATCGCCAGCAGGCCGCCATGTTGCTCCGCGGGGTGGCGAACCTTCATGAGGGTCTCATAGCCGATGAAAACGGCCGCGAGCAGCATGGCGATTCCGACCACCATGCTCGAGATGGTTTCCAGACGCCCGAATCCGTAAGTGTTGCGGAGGTCGGTGCGATGCGTCATGCGTTTGACCGTGTACAGGGACAGACCTGAGGCGAGGGCGGCGGTCAGGGCGATGACGAAATTCGCGACGAACACCAGGGAATTGGAGGTGAGCATTCCGACGGTGGAGGCGCCGACCGTGTAGAGTTCCATGGCGAGGGTGACCGCCAGCAGGCGGATCTTGGTGGCATTGGAAACAGCTGCAGAAAAACCGCTCATGAGGATCGCCTTTGCGAAAAATGATCCCGCCCGCTTGATAATCAGGGTGGATGGCTTCTGCCGGATCCGGGAACGGGGCCCCGAACGCCATGGAAGCCCGACTTTCAGCCGCATGCTCAAAAGGTTGGGGGCTTCTGCCTAGTCAGATAAAGAGGGATGTCCCTCGCCTTCATCGCCATCTTTTAACAAAAGCCGGCTGCTGATGGAAATGAAAATTCGATCGAAAAGGAGAGGATTCAGGGGCCTATCGAAAAAAGATCCATCCGGGGGGGTTGAAGAGTTTTCCCTGCTCTGCGAGGTCGTTTCCATCCGGAAATGGTCTTTTTGGCCAATCTCGGTGTCAATCTGAACGTTTGCTTGCGCGGCGACCACCAGGTCGCCTCCGTACAAACACTTGATTTCCCTGATATTGGTCAAACCCGGACCCGCCGCGAAGCGGTGGGACTGAGCACGCGAAGCGTGTGAAGAAAATTCCTCATTTCCGGATTGGAAACTTTGCCGCGCAGGCAGCACCGGCAAAAGAAGGGCAGACTCGCGATTGCCCCTCTTTAGGGTGCTGCATGGGCGGGTTGTTATTTGAAAGGATCCCAGCGGACCGTCTGCTTTTCGTAGGAGGGCGGAAAGAGCTTCAGAAATTCGTCGTAATAGTACAGCTCCTTGAAGGACGCGAAGGGGAGTCCGTAAGCGGCTTTGGGCCGCCTTTTCAGTTCATCGGGATCGATCTTTCGTGAGACGATCTCATCCATGACGTCGTCCATGCCTGTGCCCATCGCGAATCGCAGTTTTTCGCGGTTGGCGATCCGCTCCGGGAGCATATCCCGGAAGGCCTCGCGGAGGACGTATTTCTCCACCTGTTTTTCGCCGTAGATTTTCCATGACATGGGTATGGTTTTGGCGAAGGCGACGACGCGGGTGTCCAAGAACGGCGTCTTGTAAATGACGGAATTGCCCATCCAACTCCGGTCGAGGCGTCTTAGCGCCGTATTATAAGCGATATCGAGCAGTTTTTGAGCGAGGCGTTCACGCTGTTCGGGGCTTTTGACACGGGGGTTCTTGAGGACCATTCGGTAACCGCCGAAAAGTTCATCGGCGCCTTCTCCGACAAGGACTGCATTGCTGTATTCCTTCACCATTTTGGAGACGAAATAGTTCGAAAGAATCCCCGAGATGCAGTCTTCGTCGAAGCTCTCCAGGTACCAGACGGCCTGGGGGATGAATCCTTCGATATCTTCGTTCGTGATTTCACAGATATGATGCGACATGCCGAGAAAGTCGGCCATGAGTTTGGCGTTTTCGAGGTCGGGCCCCGGCGCGCTTTTGACGGTTCCTGTCACCAGGGTGATCGAAGGATCCAGCTCTTTTGCGATTGCCGCTATGATGGAGCTGTCGAGCCCCCCGCTGAGGGATATGGCCTTGACGTCGTCCATGCGCCTCTTGACGGCGTCGATCAGGAGCTGTCTGAGGAGTTCGGCTGCCTTTCCCATGTCTCCGCCGTGGTCCGGGATTTCCGGAGCAAATGGCTGAAAGGGCTTGAGGCCATTCTTCGAGCTGTAGGTGCAGCCGGGCTCGAGTTCGTGGATATTGAATTGCACGTGGTCTTTGAGGCCTTTCATCTCGCTGCTGAAATAAAAGACATCGTTGTCCCAGCCGTAGAAAAGGGGCCTGGCGCCCACAGCGTCCCGTGCCAGAATAACCTCGTCGTCCTTTTCGATGATGGCGCAGACGAAGCTCCCATCCATGCGGCTGAAGCAGTCCATCCCGTGCTTTTCATAGAGTTCCAGAAACAGTTGAATGTCCGTCTTTCCGTTGTCCCGCTCGTTGAAGAGCTTCCCATCAAAGAGAATATACGGGGTTTCCTCCAGGGATGTGCAATAGGTTCTTTCGGGCGATAGATTGATTTCATTCGCTCCCAGGGCGCCCCTTGCATCTGTCAGCGACCGGACGATCATGTTGTCGGGCCCCCGATGATGCATGTTCTCGATCATGTGAGCCATGTCCCTGGCGGAATCGGCCTCAATCCGGCCGTGTTGTGAAACGATACCTCCGATACTGGCCAAAACGAACCTCCTTGCGTGTTGACCCGCAGCGTGGATTTTCCTCACCGGCGCGGCGGGGATCCGCGGGTCGATCGAAACACTATAACGGATGGGCCAGAATATTTCAAGTCAAAATATTTTGCCTCACATTGTTCTTGTTGGCGTTTATGCGGAGAAGGCTGTCTGGTATGCGAAGTTTTCAGGCGAGGGATGAGGATGGTCCTTCAGAGCCTGCAGGTGCTCGGGCCCACCCTGACGGGATTGATCCCTCCAGTCTGGTTGGTAGCAGGGGAAGGAAGCGGTTGCGATGGTAGGACCCTTATGTCTCTGGACAGACATCCGTGCGGATAGTTGCTGAGATGGGCAGAAATCAGCGTTTCGGGATGGAAACCGGCAGCAAAAAGGGCCCCGAGGAGGCCGGCCGTCAGGTGTGCCTGCATTTGAGCAGGCGGATCCCGGTGGTTTGTTGAATGATGGTGGCGCCTTGGAACAGGTGGTCGTTTCTTTCGGGGTAGTCGGACCGGAAATGGCCGCCCCGGCTTTCCTTCCTGTGCACGGCCGATTCGACGATCAGCCGGGCGACCAGGGAGAGGTTCCTGAGCTCGATGATTTCGAGCGTCGGGTAGAAATGCCAATAGATGTCGTTGGTGATTTGGACGAGCCCGTTCAGGATGTCCATGGCAACACGCAGACGGTTTTCATTGCGGTCGATGGCGCAGTAATCGAGCATCGTTGCCCGGGTCGTATCCCAGAAGCGGTTCAGCATCGCCGGGTTGATTTCAGGGTGGACCGTGCTGCCCTGCCATGGCGGCGGCTTCAGATCCGGATCCCGCAGCGATGGATCCCGCTCGAGGGCTGCATCGACCGCGATTTTTCCGTAGAGTGCGCATTCGGTCAGGGAGTTGCTGGCCAGTCGATTGGCCCCCATCAAACCGGTGCAGGCGACTTCTCCGATGGCGTAGAGGCCGTCGATATCCGTTTGGCCGTCCGCGCCCACGATTACGCCGCCGCAGGTGTAATGGGCCGCGGGCACCACCGGGATGGGCTCGGCGGTCATGTCGATCCCCTTTTTCAGGCAGTGGGCGTAAATCTTCGGGAAGGACTGCCGGATGTATTCCTCCGGCTTGCCGGTCAACGGGGTGGTGACGTTGAGCCAGACATGCGCCAGATGCCTTTTCTTCATCTCGGTATCGATCGCCTTGGCGACGATGTCCCTCGTGGCGTGGGATCCGCGTGGATCATAGGCCAGCACGAAATCCTGGGTCGAATCCTTGTCGAGGGTGAGTATGCCGCCCATGGCCTCGCCCCGCAGGGCCTCGGTCAGTAGAAATCGCCTCTCGGCGGGGTGTTCCGGACTGACTTCATAGAGCACCGTGGGGTGGAATTGGAAGAATTCCATATTGGCCACACGGGCCCCTGCCCGATAGGCCATGGCGATGCCGTCGCCGGTGGCGTTTTCAGGGTTGCTGGTGTAAAGGAACGCCCTGCCTGCGCCGCCCGTGGCCAGAAAGGTCACGTCCGCTTCGATGGTCTTGACCCGGCGCGTTTTTCTGTCGAGCACCCAGGCGCCCAGGCACCGGTCTTTGGCCACCTTGACCTCGGAGATGCGGTTCCGGGTGATAAGGCTCACCGCAGCATGGTATTCCAGGACGGTGATCAGGGGCTGCTTCCTGACGAGGTCGACGAGGTGCTCTTCGATGGCCTGCCCAGTGTAGTCGTCTTTGCAGTAGACCCTGGGGCGCCCATGGCCGCCCTCCTGGTGGAGGACGTACTGTTTGTCCGGATCCGCCTTCGAGAAAGGCACACCGTGGTCGATCAGAAACCTCACGCCGTCGGGGAAGGCCCTTTGGACGAAGCGTTCGACGACCGATGGAATGCACAGCCCATCCCCTGCACGGAGGGTGTCCTCTATGTGGGATTCGAAGCTGTCATCTCCCTGTGCGACCCGCTCCGGGTCTACGGCGGCTATCCCCCCCTGTGCGTAGTACGTGTTGGAATGGGCAAGCTCCGATTTGCTGATGAGGATGCAGGACTTGCCCCGTTCGCTCAATTCGATGGCAGCCCTGAGGCCGGCAAGCCCCGATCCGATGACCAGGAAGTCTGTCTGAAGCAATTCCTCGAAAGACGGCATGTCTGTTGACTCCAAAGACGAAAAGATCCATTTCGAAGCGTTCCATGGCCTGCCGGGGTCTTCAGCCGAAAAGGCCCCTGCTGCCGGCTCATGGGAATTTCCGTTGCTCAATAGAACGTTCAAAAACGCCCACCCGCAGCATGGCGCTCATCCCGCGTCCATTGGGCCCACTGACAGGTGCGCGTCATTCCAAGGGATATCATGAGCGTTGTGCCCTGGGTTGTTCGACAGCCTGTACACGAAGAATTGCTCGACAAGCTGTGGAGGGGTAAGCCGGCATCCGCACCGGATCATGAGATGGCCAGCATGCGCTCCAGCGCCACCCGGCTCCATTCGGCGGTTTCCGCCGGGACCTGGATCCTGCCCGGCGCCCGCCCCTCGAGAAGGCCCTCGAGTACGGCCAGGAGCCGCTCGGGTGTGCTCCGGCTCATGTCGACGCAAATGGAGTGCTCCTCGTCCAGGGGATAAACTGTACGATCCGGGAAGGTGGCGGCCAGCCGTTTGACCAGCCGCAGCTCTGTCCCGACCGCAAACACCGAACCGCTCTCCGCTTCCCGCACCTCGCGGATGAGATATTCCG harbors:
- the nadB gene encoding L-aspartate oxidase, producing the protein MPSFEELLQTDFLVIGSGLAGLRAAIELSERGKSCILISKSELAHSNTYYAQGGIAAVDPERVAQGDDSFESHIEDTLRAGDGLCIPSVVERFVQRAFPDGVRFLIDHGVPFSKADPDKQYVLHQEGGHGRPRVYCKDDYTGQAIEEHLVDLVRKQPLITVLEYHAAVSLITRNRISEVKVAKDRCLGAWVLDRKTRRVKTIEADVTFLATGGAGRAFLYTSNPENATGDGIAMAYRAGARVANMEFFQFHPTVLYEVSPEHPAERRFLLTEALRGEAMGGILTLDKDSTQDFVLAYDPRGSHATRDIVAKAIDTEMKKRHLAHVWLNVTTPLTGKPEEYIRQSFPKIYAHCLKKGIDMTAEPIPVVPAAHYTCGGVIVGADGQTDIDGLYAIGEVACTGLMGANRLASNSLTECALYGKIAVDAALERDPSLRDPDLKPPPWQGSTVHPEINPAMLNRFWDTTRATMLDYCAIDRNENRLRVAMDILNGLVQITNDIYWHFYPTLEIIELRNLSLVARLIVESAVHRKESRGGHFRSDYPERNDHLFQGATIIQQTTGIRLLKCRHT